One stretch of Armigeres subalbatus isolate Guangzhou_Male chromosome 2, GZ_Asu_2, whole genome shotgun sequence DNA includes these proteins:
- the LOC134217797 gene encoding adult cuticle protein 1-like, whose translation MKCFVVLVIAAISLTADGSVLPWYWPGPLAIPAPAGLAIPGATVIQSNPAPAIVVPALPAPITVDASGVPAVVVAPAPAVPAVVIAAPVPAATSVSATRGAVHVAPLPGHAVSQQQLNLAPAPGSE comes from the exons ATGAAG TGCTTCGTTGTTCTCGTCATCGCTGCCATTTCACTGACCGCCGATGGATCAGTGCTGCCATGGTACTGGCCCGGACCATTGGCCATCCCAGCTCCAGCCGGACTGGCCATTCCCGGTGCCACAGTCATTCAGTCAAATCCCGCACCAGCTATCGTGGTGCCAGCACTTCCGGCTCCGATAACGGTTGATGCCTCCGGAGTACCCGCTGTGGTTGTCGCTCCTGCTCCAGCTGTTCCTGCAGTGGTTATAGCGGCTCCAGTTCCAGCTGCCACATCCGTTTCAGCCACTCGCGGAGCCGTTCACGTTGCTCCGCTGCCAGGACATGCGGTTTCACAACAACAACTGAACTTGGCTCCAGCCCCCGGCTCAGAATAA